Part of the Pseudodesulfovibrio mercurii genome is shown below.
CACGAGAAGCCCGAGATCCCGAACTTCGTGCCCAGGGGGCTGTCCGGCGTTCCTCTCAAAGCCGGAATGGTCCTTGCCATTGAGCCGATGGTCACACTGGGCGCATACGAGGTCGAGATTCTCGAGGACAACTGGACTGCGGTGACCAAGGACAGGAATCTGTCCGCTCACTTCGAGCACACCGTCGCCGTGACCCACGATGGACCGAGAATATTGAGCCTGTCCGACTAGCTCCTCCGGGGGCCTGCAATTCGGGCTTGCTCTTTGTTCCAAAAGGCTGTATAAAACGCAGCTTCGTTAAAAAGGCCACCCCCCGGCAGGGGGGTATGGGCATTATTGTTATTTAGACATTGGAGATGGTCATGAAAGTCAGACCTTCTGTGAAGAAAATGTGTTCCAAGTGCAAAGTAATTCGGCGCAACGGCGTGCTGCGGGTGATCTGCGAAAATCCCCGGCACAAGCAGCGTCAAGGATAGAGGGAAAGAACTATGGCACGTATTGCTGGCGTTGATCTGCCGAGGAACAAGCGCATCGACATCGCGTTGACGTACATTTACGGCATCGGCCGCACCATGGCCATGCAGATTCTCGAGACCACCGGTATCGATTGGACGATGAGCAGTGACGACCTCACTGCCGACGACGTCAACCAGATTCGCGTCGAGATCGAGAACAACTACAAGGTCGAGGGTGACCTCCGTCGCGAGATCACCACCAACATCAAACGGTTGATGGACATCGGCTGCTACCGCGGCCTGCGCCATCGCCGCGGCCTGCCCGTTCGCGGTCAGAAGTCCAAGACCAACGCCCGTACCCGCAAGGGTCCGCGCCGTTCCGTCATGGGCCGCAAGAAGAAATAGCTCGTCATGCGACTTTCGCCGGTGCGCCCGTGAGCGCGCGGGCGTTGTATAAGACTTTTATTCAACGGAGATTAAGGCAATGGCTAAACCCCGTCGCTCTGGGAAGAAAAAAGAAAAGAAGAATATTCCCGTCGGTATTGCCCACGTCAAGGCCACGTTCAACAACACGATCGTGACCTTCACCGACGTCAAGGGCAATGTCGTCAGCTGGGCCTCCGCCGGTGCTCACTTCAAGGGTTCCCGGAAGTCCACTCCTTTCGCGGCACAGATGGCCGCCGAAGCCGCCGCCAAGCGCGCGCAGGATTCCGGCATGCGTACCGTCGGCATCTACGTCAAGGGCCCCGGCTCCGGACGTGAGGCCGCCATGCGCGCCATCAACAATGTCGGCTTCAAAGTCACTTTCATCCGGGACATCACCCCGATCCCGCACAATGGTTGCCGGCCGCCCAAACGCCGCAGGGTCTAATTAAGGAGAATTATCGTGGCAAGATATACCGAAGCAAAATGCAAGCTGTGCCGCCGCGAGGGAGAGAAGCTCTTCCTCAAGGGTGATCGCTGCTACACCGACAAGTGCGCCTACGAAAAGCGCCCCTATCCTCCGGGACAGGCCGGCCGCCTTCGCCACAAGATGTCCGACTACGCCGTCCAGCTGCGCGAGAAGCAGAAGGTCCGCCGCATGTACGGCATTCTTGAAGGCCAGTTCCGCACCTACTACAAGCGCGCTGAAGGCATGAAGGGCGTGGCGGGTCACAACCTGCTGTTCCTGCTGGAGCGTCGACTCGACAACGTGATCTACCGTCTCGGCTTCGCCAACTCCCGCGACCAGGCTCGTCAGTTGGTCCTCCACGGCATCTTCAAGCTCAACGGCCGCCGCGTGTCCATCCCGTCCATGCAGGTCAAGGCCGAGGACGTGATCGAGGTCCGCGAGGAAGCCCGCAAGATCCCCGTGATCAACGAGGCCCAGGAAGTCATCGCCCGCCGCGGCTGCCCCGAGTGGCTGGAATCCGACGGCGCCAACTTCAAGGGCACGGTTAAGGCCATGCCGAGCCGGGAAGACATCCAGTTCCCGATCAACGAGCAGCTGATTGTCGAATTGTACTCCAAGTAAATAGGGGACTACATGCTTATTGAGAACGGCGACAAACTCATCAACACCCGTAACTGGAGCCAACTGGTCAAGCCCGAGGCCCTCGTGCGCGACTCCAAGTCCTCCAAGACGTACGGTAAATTCATCTGCGAACCTCTGGAGCGCGGCTACGCCACCACCATCGGCAACGCCATGCGCCGGGTTCTTCTCTCCTCCATGCAGGGGTGTGCCATCGTGTCCGCCTCCATCGAGGGAGTGCAGCATGAGTTCACCACGTTGCCGGGGGTGCTTGAGGATATGACCGAGGTAGTGCTGAACCTGAAGCAGGTTCGCATCGCCATGACCACGGACGAGCCCCAGCGCTTGGTCCTCGAAGCCAACAAGAAGGGGCAGGTCACGGCCGGCATGATCCAGGAAAACCAGAATGTGACCATTCTGAACAAGGATCAGCTCATCGCCACCCTGACCGAAAATCGCCCCCTGAAGATGGAATTGGAAGTCCGCATGGGCAAGGGTTACGTTCCGGCCGACATGCATGAAGGGCTGACCGACGAAATCGGCTCCATGGTCCTCGACGCCAGCTACTCCCCCGTCAAGAAGGTCGCGTATTCCGTCGAACAGGCGCGCGTCGGCCAGATGACGAACTACGACAAGCTCATCCTGGAAGTGTGGACCGACGGTTCCGTCACTCCCGAGGATGCCTGTGCATACAGCGCCAAGATTCTCAAGGACCAGCTTTCGGTGTTCATCAACTTCGATGAATCCTCCTCCGAGACGCACGAGGAAGAGGACAACTCCATCGATCTGAACCCGAACCTCTTCAAGTCCATTGACGAGCTCGAACTCTCGGTTCGCGCCACCAACTGCTTGAAGGCCGCCAACATCCAGCTGGTGGGCGAACTGGTCCAGCGTACCGAACAGACCATGCTCAAGACCAAGAACTTCGGACGCAAGTCCCTGGACGAAATCCGTCGGGTTCTGGACGGCATGGCACTCAAGTTCGGCATGTCCGTCGAGGATTTTGACAAGAAATACCAGGAATGGTTGAAGAGGAAAGAGAAAAATGAGGCATAGAAAGTCCGGCCGCAAACTGAATCGGTCCAATACGCACCGTGCGGCCATGTTCAAGAACATGGCTCGCGCCCTCCTGACCTACGAGCAGATCCGCACCACCGAAGCCAAGGCCAAGGAACTTCGTCGCATCGTTGACAAGCTCCTGACCATGGCTCTGCGCAACGACCTGCATTCCCGCCGTCAGGCGTAC
Proteins encoded:
- the rpsK gene encoding 30S ribosomal protein S11 — translated: MAKPRRSGKKKEKKNIPVGIAHVKATFNNTIVTFTDVKGNVVSWASAGAHFKGSRKSTPFAAQMAAEAAAKRAQDSGMRTVGIYVKGPGSGREAAMRAINNVGFKVTFIRDITPIPHNGCRPPKRRRV
- a CDS encoding DNA-directed RNA polymerase subunit alpha; the protein is MLIENGDKLINTRNWSQLVKPEALVRDSKSSKTYGKFICEPLERGYATTIGNAMRRVLLSSMQGCAIVSASIEGVQHEFTTLPGVLEDMTEVVLNLKQVRIAMTTDEPQRLVLEANKKGQVTAGMIQENQNVTILNKDQLIATLTENRPLKMELEVRMGKGYVPADMHEGLTDEIGSMVLDASYSPVKKVAYSVEQARVGQMTNYDKLILEVWTDGSVTPEDACAYSAKILKDQLSVFINFDESSSETHEEEDNSIDLNPNLFKSIDELELSVRATNCLKAANIQLVGELVQRTEQTMLKTKNFGRKSLDEIRRVLDGMALKFGMSVEDFDKKYQEWLKRKEKNEA
- the rpmJ gene encoding 50S ribosomal protein L36, with amino-acid sequence MKVRPSVKKMCSKCKVIRRNGVLRVICENPRHKQRQG
- the rpsM gene encoding 30S ribosomal protein S13, which gives rise to MARIAGVDLPRNKRIDIALTYIYGIGRTMAMQILETTGIDWTMSSDDLTADDVNQIRVEIENNYKVEGDLRREITTNIKRLMDIGCYRGLRHRRGLPVRGQKSKTNARTRKGPRRSVMGRKKK
- the rpsD gene encoding 30S ribosomal protein S4, with amino-acid sequence MARYTEAKCKLCRREGEKLFLKGDRCYTDKCAYEKRPYPPGQAGRLRHKMSDYAVQLREKQKVRRMYGILEGQFRTYYKRAEGMKGVAGHNLLFLLERRLDNVIYRLGFANSRDQARQLVLHGIFKLNGRRVSIPSMQVKAEDVIEVREEARKIPVINEAQEVIARRGCPEWLESDGANFKGTVKAMPSREDIQFPINEQLIVELYSK